GAGATGGTACTAAGGGGTATCCGGAGAAAGCTCCCTATGATAGAATAATAGTCACGGCTGCAGCCCCCGACGTGCCTGAGCCTTTGCTTAAACAATTAAGAATGGGCGGTAAACTAGTTATTCCTGTTGGAGACAGATTTGTACAGAGATTGCTAACTGTTAGGCGTGTCGGGGAAGACGAATATGTTACTAGACATGGTATTGAATGTATGTTTGTTCCATTAATTGGTGAGTATGGTTGGAGAGATTAGAGCATGATCATGTTTAGGAAAACCATGCTTCTAATCCCATCTGCTTGCTTCTTATATGTTCGCGATAAGCTTTAACAAGTCTTTCAACAGCGTTCTTAACTCTTTCCGGGTTGAAATCATGTTCTTCTACTAGAATCTCCCTTATTTTAGACTCATCCGGCTCTTTCCATTCTAGTTTATAATCTGTTGTTACTGGAGGGTTTAAGAAGTATTCAACTATTTTCTCCGGTTCCACGGGAAATTCTGTTTTCGGTATTGCCTTGAGTATTTTATCCAGTGTTTTATAGGCTTTTACTAGTTGGAGAGCTTTTTTAGGCCCTATACCTTTTACACCGTCGGGATTATAGTCTGTGCCGATCAGTAAAGCTACGTATATTAGTTGTTCTCTTGTTATTCCTAGTTTCTCTAATAGTTTCTTTAACTCTATAATCTCGGGTTTTATTTCTATGTATACGTTTTTCCTAGGTAGTTTTCTCCTACCAGAAATTGTAAGGTTTCTTATAAGCCTCGGTGATCCAAATAATAAGCTGTCATAGTCTTGTGACGCACTAGCCCATGCATCGCCTTTACCAACAATATAAGCTGCCTGAGCCTCTCCTTCAGCAACAGCTTGTATCCATGGAATACCCATTGCATCTAATAATTTCTTAGCATCATGTACCATTTCATCCGTTAACTTTGCAGACATCATAGCATATCTTCGTGCGGCTTCAACATCTCCTCTTCTAAGTGCTTCTTCATATTTTTTAGAAGCATCTTCACGTATTTTTCTACGCTTCTCTATTTCTCTAGCCTTTATTTCCGGTGGTTTTCCATCGAAGACATATGCGGGCTTGATCCCGTTTTCTAAAATATTTATTGTCCTATAGAATAATCCGCTTAGATGACTTGTTATTCTACCTTGGCTATCCATTAAAGGTGTTCCATCTGGTTGTCTAATAGCTGTTAAGAACTGATATAATGCATTGTAGCCATCAATAACAACTATTCTTCCTCTAAGCATCCTTAGATCTTCTATGACCATCTTTGCTTCTTCAGGAATTAAATCTTTGAGATTAACTCCCAAGATACTTCACCAAGAATAAATATTGTTAGTTAATCCATAAAAATTACTGTATGATCCTGCTGAAACCAGGAGATATTTTAACTATTAGATCACGGCCTAATTCCTCAACTCTAATAAGTCCCCTTAGTTCTAGTTTAAGCAGTGTCTGGTAGAGTTCTACCTTTGATACTCCATATCCATATTCTTTCTTAATAACATCTATTAGTTCTCTTATAGACATACCTGTTGGTTTATTTATTAGTTCTTCTAATATTATCCTGAATAATGGATTGTTCCGCCAAATATTTCTACTCATAATATTACACCTTGGAAAACTGTTTTGAAACAATGTATAAATGAAGCGTTATTTTTAGTGTGTGTTCACATAGGAGTTATGTATACATAGCGGGCTTTAAATATTCTCTTGGCAATCTCTGCCTAGCCTTTCTTCCCCATTCCTCATATAGCTTCACAATATCCTGTGTAATTGAAGGTCTTACTTCATTTATTGCTTCTAGGAAATGCCTCATGTATATTTTGTTAATTTCTATATTCTCCTTTAATGCTCTCATAGCTGCTTCTCTAACTAATGCTTCTAAGTCGGCACCACTATATCCTTCAGTTAGCCTGGCAATTTCATATAAGTCTACATCCTTGGCAAGCGGCATATTACGTGTATGGATCTTTAAGATTTCTATTCTACCATTTAGATCGGGTGGTGGCACATATATTAACTTATCAAATCTACCTGGTCTAAGCAGTGCTGGATCGAGGATGTCTGGTCTATTTGTTGCAGCAATAACTACTACGTTGTTCAACCTATTAATTCCATCCATTTCAGTTAATAGCTGACTAACTATTCTCTCAGTCACTCTTGAATCGAAAGCATATCCTCTAGCTGGAGCTATAGCATCTATTTCGTCGAAGAAAATTACTGCGGGAGCGTAGAGTCTCGCTTTTCTAAAGATCTCCCTGATCGCTTTTTCTGATTCTCCTACCCATTTGCTTAGTATTTCTGGTCCTCTCACCGCTATGAAGTTTGCGCCGCTCTCAGTAGCAACAGCTTTAGCCAACAAGGTCTTACCAGTACCGGGAGGACCATATAATAGGATTCCTCTAGGGGGTTTTATTCCAAGTCTCTTAAATACTTCTGGATACTTCATAGGCCATTCAACAGCTCTTCTAAGTTCTTGTTTAACATCGTTTAAACCACCGATATCGTCCCATGAAACCTCTGGTACCTCAACATATATTTCTCTTAGGCCACTAGGCACTATTTCCTTATATGCTGCTAGGAAATCCTCCATTCTAACCTCCATTTTCTCGAGGACTTCTACAGGGATAGTCTCGCTTTCTAAGTCTATTTCGGGCATATATCTTCTAAGCGCGTGTAGTGCTGCTTCCTTAACCAGCGCAGCGATGTCTGCTCCTGTGTATCCATGTGTTATTTCCGCTAATTTATTTAGGTCAACATCATTTGCTAAAGGCATTCCACGTGTATGTATTTGTAGGATTTCTAATCTTCCCTGCTTATCTGGTAATGGAACTTCTATTTCTCTATCAAATCTTCCCGGTCTCCGTAGTGCTGGGTCTAATGCGTTAGGCCTATTTGTTGCAGCAATTACTATTACGTCTCCTCGGCTTTCAAGACCATCCATTAATGCTAGAAGCTGTGCTACAACTCTCCGTTCAACTTCTCCCATAACTTCGTCTCTTTTAGGGGCTATAGCATCTATTTCGTCTATGAATATTATTGCTGGAGCATTCTTCTTTGCTTGCTCAAATATTTCTCTAAGCCTCTGCTCTGATTCGCCATAGAACTTACTTATTATTTCGGGGCCGTTGATTGCTATGAAATATGCTTCTGCTTCGTTAGCAACAGCTTTAGCTAACAAGGTCTTACCGGTTCCAGGAGGACCATATAATAGGATTCCCTTAGGCGGTTCTATTCCGAGTCTTCTAAAGAGCTCTGGGTGTCTTAGCGGTAGCTCTACTAGTTCTCTTACTCGTTGCACAATGTGTTTCATGCCTCCAATGTCTTCATATGTTACTCTTGGAACTGCGTGATCCATTGGTCTCTCTAATACTATTATGTTTGTGTTTTTCTTTATTATGACGGGTCCCTTAGGTTTTGTCAAGATCACTTTAAAGGGTATTGTTTGTCCAAGTATTTGGATAACTACTAGGTCCTCTTCTAATACGGGACGGTTTAGTAGTCTATTTTTAATATATCCAGTTGTGCCTGGATCTATTGGTGCATAGTATTTTGTAGG
This is a stretch of genomic DNA from Staphylothermus hellenicus DSM 12710. It encodes these proteins:
- the fen gene encoding flap endonuclease-1; protein product: MGVNLKDLIPEEAKMVIEDLRMLRGRIVVIDGYNALYQFLTAIRQPDGTPLMDSQGRITSHLSGLFYRTINILENGIKPAYVFDGKPPEIKAREIEKRRKIREDASKKYEEALRRGDVEAARRYAMMSAKLTDEMVHDAKKLLDAMGIPWIQAVAEGEAQAAYIVGKGDAWASASQDYDSLLFGSPRLIRNLTISGRRKLPRKNVYIEIKPEIIELKKLLEKLGITREQLIYVALLIGTDYNPDGVKGIGPKKALQLVKAYKTLDKILKAIPKTEFPVEPEKIVEYFLNPPVTTDYKLEWKEPDESKIREILVEEHDFNPERVKNAVERLVKAYREHIRSKQMGLEAWFS
- a CDS encoding CDC48 family AAA ATPase gives rise to the protein MSLSTSSNKPGKIKITLRVLESEPRDVGKGIARVDPAIMERYGIINGDILVVEGRKKTVIRAVEGYEKDRGLGIIRLDKFSRQNAGVKIGDKVIVEKLDENEVRKAITVKLAPTKYYAPIDPGTTGYIKNRLLNRPVLEEDLVVIQILGQTIPFKVILTKPKGPVIIKKNTNIIVLERPMDHAVPRVTYEDIGGMKHIVQRVRELVELPLRHPELFRRLGIEPPKGILLYGPPGTGKTLLAKAVANEAEAYFIAINGPEIISKFYGESEQRLREIFEQAKKNAPAIIFIDEIDAIAPKRDEVMGEVERRVVAQLLALMDGLESRGDVIVIAATNRPNALDPALRRPGRFDREIEVPLPDKQGRLEILQIHTRGMPLANDVDLNKLAEITHGYTGADIAALVKEAALHALRRYMPEIDLESETIPVEVLEKMEVRMEDFLAAYKEIVPSGLREIYVEVPEVSWDDIGGLNDVKQELRRAVEWPMKYPEVFKRLGIKPPRGILLYGPPGTGKTLLAKAVATESGANFIAVRGPEILSKWVGESEKAIREIFRKARLYAPAVIFFDEIDAIAPARGYAFDSRVTERIVSQLLTEMDGINRLNNVVVIAATNRPDILDPALLRPGRFDKLIYVPPPDLNGRIEILKIHTRNMPLAKDVDLYEIARLTEGYSGADLEALVREAAMRALKENIEINKIYMRHFLEAINEVRPSITQDIVKLYEEWGRKARQRLPREYLKPAMYT